In the Brassica napus cultivar Da-Ae chromosome A7, Da-Ae, whole genome shotgun sequence genome, one interval contains:
- the LOC106383608 gene encoding F-box/kelch-repeat protein At2g22050-like: MQDRKFSVSPFETMSNSKADDEPPKKYTRPQPSLSSLPDDIVLRCLVRVPRSYHLNISWVSKDLRSLVRSPEFNVLRSTLPKSSLHVCLEEDDDDDNSSFHWFTLNETSTTEYGLVPNPTLFPPHPKYGSSTVSVGSKIFFIGGSIEPSTDLWILDTRTGSITRGPSMSVPRRQRYAAVEVIDGKIYVLGGEPYIDGRLFHQVEVFDPKSKTWEVTEEEDVRKISNCSATVEEKVYMVDYEKTSVYDPREGEGGERLVQMVSQRLSEGGSKDKLNDMAHSVCVVEDVLFAFFNKTGLMWFDTKLDVWRRLVGRDGKELMFILDAGAMAEYEGRLVVLYMGDEDIFDVPVTQSVRCMFVSLDRAGGKICGTIDWSGTVATVPFMFRFLHCLAVSG; the protein is encoded by the coding sequence ATGCAAGACCGAAAATTTTCAGTCTCTCCTTTTGAAACAATGTCCAACTCCAAAGCCGACGACGAGCCACCCAAAAAATACACTCGTCCGCAGCCGTCGCTTTCTTCACTGCCTGACGATATCGTTTTGAGATGCTTGGTCCGCGTCCCAAGAAGCTATCACCTAAACATCTCATGGGTCTCAAAAGACCTAAGATCCCTTGTTCGCTCCCCTGAGTTCAACGTCTTGCGATCCACCCTCCCCAAGAGCTCCCTCCATGTATGTctcgaagaagatgatgacgaCGACAACTCATCTTTCCACTGGTTTACTCTCAACGAAACATCAACAACGGAGTATGGGTTAGTTCCGAACCCAACTCTCTTCCCTCCTCATCCTAAGTACGGTTCTTCAACCGTTTCAGTGGGGTCAAAGATCTTCTTCATTGGTGGatctatagaaccttccactgATCTGTGGATCCTTGATACCCGAACTGGGAGCATCACTCGAGGACCAAGCATGAGCGTGCCTCGAAGACAGCGCTACGCAGCTGTGGAAGTGATCGACGGGAAGATATACGTACTCGGAGGCGAACCATACATCGACGGAAGGTTGTTTCATCAAGTCGAAGTTTTTGATCCAAAATCGAAAACTTGGGAGGTTACGGAGGAGGAGGACGTGCGTAAGATTTCAAACTGTAGTGCCACGGTGGAGGAGAAGGTGTACATGGTGGATTACGAGAAGACAAGTGTGTACGATCCTAGAGAAGGTGAAGGAGGAGAACGGTTGGTTCAGATGGTAAGCCAGAGACTCTCGGAAGGTGGAAGCAAGGATAAGTTAAATGATATGGCGCATAGCGTGTGTGTGGTGGAGGATGTTCTGTTTGCTTTCTTTAACAAGACTGGTTTGATGTGGTTCGATACAAAGCTTGATGTGTGGAGAAGATTGGTTGGTCGTGATGGGAAGGAACTAATGTTTATCTTAGATGCGGGTGCCATGGCGGAATACGAGGGAAGACTTGTGGTTTTGTATATGGGGGATGAAGATATATTTGATGTCCCCGTTACTCAGAGTGTTCGGTGTATGTTTGTCTCACTGGACAGAGCTGGAGGAAAGATTTGTGGGACAATCGATTGGTCTGGTACTGTGGCTACCGTCCCATTTATGTTTCGTTTTCTTCATTGTTTAGCTGTTTCCGGTTGA
- the LOC106449647 gene encoding cytochrome P450 98A8 — protein sequence MILYLIISVITIIITTNMLYQRWWASNIPPGPKPRFLLGNIHQLKPHWTHSFSEWSETYGPIISVWFGTNLSVVVSSSDLAKQVLKDNDHQLCNRERVAKMTQSGNDLVWSDYSPHYVKLRKLCTLELFSLKSIESFRSLREMETRSMVESVYKDVMIDSTDDQTRKPVVVRKYLAAVVLNTISKLMIGKEFSTEEGKEFKEIVHKEHYLSGSGSLLDVIWWLKWVSKWLVSDKDFLAHMDRRTKWFRGAIMVEEDVAVEDHEGFVRKLLVLKEKKELSEETVHGLIWNMFTAGSDTTAVVLEWAMAEMIRCPNVQRKAQQELDAVVGSERLMTEADIPKLPYLQCVVKEALRLHPSTPTMLPHKASETVWLGGYKVPKGTTVYVHVKEIGRDPVNWINPKEFRPERFLLEDTDVKGRDFRVLPFGSGRRVCPAAQLSMNLMALVMGNLLQCFSWSSPIPPDTIDMSEIPGLLCVMKTPVEALASPRAATRVIPLNMG from the coding sequence ATGATTCTATATCTAATTATATCTGtaatcaccatcatcatcaccaccaacaTGCTTTATCAACGGTGGTGGGCATCCAACATACCTCCAGGACCAAAGCCACGGTTTCTGCTCGGAAACATTCATCAACTGAAACCACATTGGACTCATTCTTTCTCCGAATGGTCAGAAACTTATGGTCCCATCATATCTGTATGGTTTGGAACAAACCTCTCTGTCGTTGTCTCTAGCTCTGATTTAGCCAAACAAGTGTTGAAAGACAACGACCATCAGTTATGTAATCGAGAAAGGGTCGCAAAGATGACTCAGTCAGGTAATGATCTTGTTTGGTCTGACTACAGTCCACATTACGTGAAGCTGAGGAAACTATGCACGTTGGAGCTTTTCTCTTTGAAGAGCATTGAGAGTTTCAGATCGTTGAGAGAGATGGAAACAAGGTCCATGGTCGAGTCGGTTTACAAGGACGTGATGATAGATTCAACAGATGATCAGACAAGAAAGCCAGTGGTGGTGAGGAAGTATCTAGCTGCTGTTGTTTTGAACACAATCTCAAAGTTAATGATTGGGAAAGAGTTCAGCACCGAGGAAGGTAAAGAGTTCAAAGAGATTGTCCACAAAGAACATTATCTTAGTGGCTCAGGGAGCTTGTTAGATGTCATCTGGTGGCTCAAATGGGTTTCGAAGTGGCTCGTTAGCGACAAGGACTTCTTGGCGCACATGGATAGGAGGACAAAGTGGTTTAGAGGAGCTATAATGGTGGAGGAAGATGTAGCTGTTGAGGATCACGAGGGGTTTGTTAGGAAACTGTTAGTgttgaaagagaagaaagagctGAGTGAAGAGACGGTTCACGGATTAATCTGGAACATGTTCACCGCAGGCTCAGACACAACAGCTGTTGTCCTAGAATGGGCTATGGCAGAGATGATCAGATGCCCTAACGTGCAAAGAAAGGCTCAGCAAGAGCTTGATGCGGTGGTTGGATCAGAAAGGCTAATGACTGAAGCAGACATCCCAAAGCTGCCGTATCTACAATGTGTTGTCAAAGAAGCACTGAGACTTCACCCGTCAACACCAACAATGCTTCCACACAAAGCAAGTGAAACGGTCTGGTTAGGTGGGTATAAGGTTCCTAAAGGAACCACGGTTTATGTCCACGTGAAGGAGATAGGTCGGGATCCAGTGAACTGGATAAACCCTAAGGAGTTTAGACCAGAGCGGTTTCTCCTAGAGGACACTGATGTCAAAGGTCGAGACTTCAGGGTTCTTCCGTTTGGATCGGGGAGAAGGGTGTGTCCAGCTGCACAGCTCAGCATGAACTTGATGGCATTGGTGATGGGGAACTTGTTGCAATGCTTCTCGTGGAGTTCTCCTATTCCTCCGGATACTATTGACATGAGCGAGATTCCTGGATTACTTTGTGTCATGAAGACTCCAGTGGAAGCACTAGCTTCGCCGAGAGCTGCCACAAGAGTTATACCTTTAAATATGGGTtga
- the LOC106446198 gene encoding F-box/kelch-repeat protein At1g74510 isoform X1, whose translation MTIIPSHSEAAASTQRCLIMLEAPSYLVSRDLPSSCEEESKWIYNAHCVLQLSLKKRLLDDTEGSYRSKMLRVDETYQRSNQSQQGGGDQQIPPVTTLDQNALLNCLAHCSLSDFRSIASTNRTFRSLIKNSELYRLRRAKGIVEHWIYFSCVLLEWEAYDPNGDRWLRVPKMAVNECFKSSDKESLAVGTELLVFGKEILSHVIYKYSILTNTWTSGMQMNAPRCLFGSASLGEIAVVAGGCGPRGQILNSAEVYNSETGEWTVIPSMNKARKMCSSVFMDGNFYVLGGIGEGNTKMLMCGEVYDLKKRTWTVIPNMLQGSNGGGGGGGGGDSSAAAVSGAPPLLAVVKDELYAANYAQQEVRKYDKRCNVWNRVGSLPERASSMNGWGMAFRACGDQLVVVGGPRALGGGFIEINACVPREGEALHWRVLASKPSESFVYNCAVMGC comes from the exons ATGACTATCATCCCTAGCCACTCAGAAGCTGCTGCATCCACacaa cGTTGTCTCATCATGTTGGAGGCTCCGAGTTATCTGGTGTCAAGGGACTTGCCCTCTTCATGTGAGGAAGAGAGCAAATGGATATACAACGCTCACTGCGTGCTtcagctctccttgaagaagcGTTTGTTGGATGATACAGAAGGAAGTTACAGGAGCAAAATGCTACGTGTTGATGAAACCTATCAGAGGTCTAACCAAAGTCAGCAAGGTGGTGGTGATCAACAGATTCCACCAGTAACTACGCTCGACCAAAACGCTCTTCTCAACTGCTTAGCTCACTGCTCCTTATCTGACTTCCGCTCCATCGCCTCAACGAACAGAACCTTCCGCTCGCTCATCAAGAACAGCGAGCTCTACAGGCTGAGACGAGCAAAGGGTATTGTTGAGCATTGGATATACTTCTCCTGCGTGCTCTTGGAATGGGAAGCTTATGATCCAAACGGAGACCGATGGCTGCGTGTGCCCAAAATGGCAGTCAACGAATGTTTCAAGAGCTCAGACAAAGAATCTCTCGCTGTCGGCACAGAGCTTCTTGTCTTCGGTAAAGAGATCTTGTCCCATGTGATTTACAAGTACAGCATCCTGACCAATACGTGGACGTCAGGTATGCAAATGAATGCTCCCAGGTGCTTGTTTGGATCAGCTAGTCTAGGTGAGATCGCTGTTGTGGCTGGAGGATGCGGCCCTCGTGGGCAGATACTGAACTCTGCTGAGGTTTATAACTCGGAGACCGGGGAATGGACAGTGATTCCAAGCATGAACAAGGCGAGGAAGATGTGTTCGAGTGTGTTCATGGATGGGAACTTTTATGTTCTTGGAGGTATAGGAGAGGGGAACACAAAGATGCTTATGTGTGGTGAGGTCTATGATCTGAAGAAGAGGACATGGACAGTGATACCTAACATGTTACAGGGAAGCAAcggaggaggtggaggaggtggaggaggagatTCCTCTGCAGCGGCGGTGTCAGGGGCGCCTCCGCTTCTAGCTGTTGTGAAAGACGAGCTTTATGCTGCCAACTATGCTCAGCAAGAGGTGAGGAAGTATGACAAAAGGTGTAACGTGTGGAATAGAGTTGGGAGCTTGCCTGAGAGGGCTTCTTCGATGAACGGTTGGGGAATGGCGTTTAGGGCCTGTGGAGATCAGTTGGTGGTGGTTGGAGGGCCTAGGGCACTTGGTGGAGGGTTCATAGAGATCAATGCTTGTGTCCCAAGGGAAGGTGAGGCACTGCATTGGAGAGTTCTTGCTTCAAAGCCATCAGAAAGCTTTGTGTATAATTGTGCGGTTATGGGATGTTGA
- the LOC106446198 gene encoding F-box/kelch-repeat protein At1g74510 isoform X2, whose product MLEAPSYLVSRDLPSSCEEESKWIYNAHCVLQLSLKKRLLDDTEGSYRSKMLRVDETYQRSNQSQQGGGDQQIPPVTTLDQNALLNCLAHCSLSDFRSIASTNRTFRSLIKNSELYRLRRAKGIVEHWIYFSCVLLEWEAYDPNGDRWLRVPKMAVNECFKSSDKESLAVGTELLVFGKEILSHVIYKYSILTNTWTSGMQMNAPRCLFGSASLGEIAVVAGGCGPRGQILNSAEVYNSETGEWTVIPSMNKARKMCSSVFMDGNFYVLGGIGEGNTKMLMCGEVYDLKKRTWTVIPNMLQGSNGGGGGGGGGDSSAAAVSGAPPLLAVVKDELYAANYAQQEVRKYDKRCNVWNRVGSLPERASSMNGWGMAFRACGDQLVVVGGPRALGGGFIEINACVPREGEALHWRVLASKPSESFVYNCAVMGC is encoded by the coding sequence ATGTTGGAGGCTCCGAGTTATCTGGTGTCAAGGGACTTGCCCTCTTCATGTGAGGAAGAGAGCAAATGGATATACAACGCTCACTGCGTGCTtcagctctccttgaagaagcGTTTGTTGGATGATACAGAAGGAAGTTACAGGAGCAAAATGCTACGTGTTGATGAAACCTATCAGAGGTCTAACCAAAGTCAGCAAGGTGGTGGTGATCAACAGATTCCACCAGTAACTACGCTCGACCAAAACGCTCTTCTCAACTGCTTAGCTCACTGCTCCTTATCTGACTTCCGCTCCATCGCCTCAACGAACAGAACCTTCCGCTCGCTCATCAAGAACAGCGAGCTCTACAGGCTGAGACGAGCAAAGGGTATTGTTGAGCATTGGATATACTTCTCCTGCGTGCTCTTGGAATGGGAAGCTTATGATCCAAACGGAGACCGATGGCTGCGTGTGCCCAAAATGGCAGTCAACGAATGTTTCAAGAGCTCAGACAAAGAATCTCTCGCTGTCGGCACAGAGCTTCTTGTCTTCGGTAAAGAGATCTTGTCCCATGTGATTTACAAGTACAGCATCCTGACCAATACGTGGACGTCAGGTATGCAAATGAATGCTCCCAGGTGCTTGTTTGGATCAGCTAGTCTAGGTGAGATCGCTGTTGTGGCTGGAGGATGCGGCCCTCGTGGGCAGATACTGAACTCTGCTGAGGTTTATAACTCGGAGACCGGGGAATGGACAGTGATTCCAAGCATGAACAAGGCGAGGAAGATGTGTTCGAGTGTGTTCATGGATGGGAACTTTTATGTTCTTGGAGGTATAGGAGAGGGGAACACAAAGATGCTTATGTGTGGTGAGGTCTATGATCTGAAGAAGAGGACATGGACAGTGATACCTAACATGTTACAGGGAAGCAAcggaggaggtggaggaggtggaggaggagatTCCTCTGCAGCGGCGGTGTCAGGGGCGCCTCCGCTTCTAGCTGTTGTGAAAGACGAGCTTTATGCTGCCAACTATGCTCAGCAAGAGGTGAGGAAGTATGACAAAAGGTGTAACGTGTGGAATAGAGTTGGGAGCTTGCCTGAGAGGGCTTCTTCGATGAACGGTTGGGGAATGGCGTTTAGGGCCTGTGGAGATCAGTTGGTGGTGGTTGGAGGGCCTAGGGCACTTGGTGGAGGGTTCATAGAGATCAATGCTTGTGTCCCAAGGGAAGGTGAGGCACTGCATTGGAGAGTTCTTGCTTCAAAGCCATCAGAAAGCTTTGTGTATAATTGTGCGGTTATGGGATGTTGA
- the LOC106430163 gene encoding transcription factor PRE3-like, with amino-acid sequence MSGRRSRSRQVSGTSSISEEQINDLIIKLQQLLPELRDSRRSDKVSAARVLQETCNYIRNLHREVDDLSERLSELLANTDTAQAALIRSLLTL; translated from the exons atgtcGGGAAGAAGATCACGTTCGAGGCAAGTATCAGGAACTTCAAGT ATCTCAGAAGAACAGATCAATGATCTCATTATCAAGTTGCAGCAGCTTCTTCCTGAGCTCAGGGACAGTCGTCGCTCTGACAAG GTTTCAGCAGCGAGAGTGTTACAAGAGACGTGCAACTACATAAGGAATCTGCACAGAGAGGTTGATGATCTAAGTGAGAGGCTATCTGAGTTACTTGCAAATACAGACACTGCTCAAGCTGCTTTAATCAGAAGCTTACTTACCCTATAa